From a region of the Saccharomyces paradoxus chromosome IV, complete sequence genome:
- the SEC7 gene encoding Arf family guanine nucleotide exchange factor SEC7 (Guanine nucleotide exchange factor (GEF) for ADP ribosylation factors~similar to YDR170C), with protein sequence MSGQNSAVNAEKSDAETSPKVEAASVNQAVKPQNDVKEEINETNEEDQRRKEPESVGNTAKTEESSNDATRETQVPEGTEDTNDSSTSDEGEDEDEESDEDDEDEDEDENDEDADSNSSETSSEDGEDSESVSGESAGSSSGEDEESDESDGNTSNSSSGDESGSEVEEEEEEEEENIDEAVIAHQDSVPTNNSTAPRSTHTRNISLSSSGSNTNSTIILVKTTLETILNDKDIKKNSNAQKAIERTLQKFKEFDPQTTNNPHYVDSILVFEALRASCRTKSSKVQSLALDCLSKLFSFRSLDETLLVNPPDSLASNDQQQDAADGITPPPKQKIIDAAIDTISDCFQGEGTDDRVELQIVRALSSCILEEDSSSLCHGASLLKAIRTIYNVFVFSLNASNQGIAQATLTQIISSVYDKIDLKQTASSTVSLLTKNHQQQSATELSEFSENVETPAPLTLENMDKLNDDEERLMDAQQPDSNAITNQDLAVKDAFLVFRVMAKICAKPLETELDMRSHAVRSKLLSLHIIYSIIKDHIDVFLSHNIFLPGKERVCFIDSIRQYLRLVLSRNAASPLAPVFEVTLEIMWLLIANLRADFVKEIPVFLTEIYFPISELTTSTSQQKRYFLSVIQRICNDPRTLVEFYLNYDCNPGMPNVMEITVDYLTRLALTRVEITQTQRSYYDDQISKSLSTYNFSQLPLLTSSNLSSSPDVGQVNLLFPLDFALKMVSLNCIVSVLRSLSSWAHKALNPNPHNSNKVSLNTTSSGPQESRSSLSNEVRSSIMTSNDDFKPTYEDEESRSLSSQNIDADDPTQFENLKLRKTALSECIAIFNNKPKKAIPVLIQKGFLKDDSPTSIAKWLLETEGLDMAAVGDYLGEGDDKNIAIMHAFVDEFDFTGMSIVDALRSFLQSFRLPGEGQKIDRFMLKFAERFVDQNPGVFSKADTAYVLSYSLIMLNTDLHSSQIKNKMSLREFLENNEGIDNGRDLPREFLEGLFNEIANNEIKLISEQHQAMLSGDTNLVQQQQSAFNFFNSRDLTREAYNQVSKEISSKTELVFKNLNKNKGAPDVYYAASHVEHVKSIFETLWMSFLAALTPPFKDYDDIDTTNKCLEGLKISIKIASTFRINDARTSFVGALVQFCNLQNLEEIKVKNVNAMVILLEVALSEGNYLEGSWKDILLVVSQMERLQLISKGIDRDTVPDVAQARVANPRVSYESSRSNNTSFFDVWGKKATPTELAQEKHHNQTLSPEISKFISSSELVVLMDNIFTKSSELSGNAIVDFIKALTAVSLEEIESSENASTPRMFSLQKMVDVCYYNMDRIKLEWTPLWAVMGKAFNKIATNSNLAVVFFAIDSLRQLSMRFLDIEELSGFEFQHDFLKPFEYTVQNSGNTEVQEMIIECFRNFILTKSERIKSGWKPILESLQYTARSSTESIVLKTQLLVSNDIVTNHFENVFSQEDAFSELVGVFREITKNKRFQKLSLHALESLRKMTQNVADICFYSENKTEEERKHNNALLRGKDIFQDVWFPMLFCFNDTIMTAEDLEVRSRALNYMFDALVAYGGKFNDDFWEKICKKLLFPIFGVLSKHWEVNQFNSHDDLSVWLSTTLIQALRNLIALFTHYFESLNKMLDGFLGLLVSCICQENDTIARIGRSCLQQLILQNVTKFNEYHWNQIGDVFDKLFDLTTANELFDYDPLQQGRKSSVSHHQTTTDTSQHSDNENNDRSENDSNISETVERAHQEESSEDVGGDMVETLNGETKLNNGNSIPTVKDELSSKPATLSAPKRTKHMKRSENNEDIRRRINIKNSIVVKCVLQLLMIELLNELFENEDFAHCIPYKEAIRITRLLEKSYEFSRDFNEDYGLRTRLVEARVVDKIPNLLKQETSAAAVLLDIMFQLYLNDDEKKADLITRLITICIQVVEGYVSLDDRTMERSINAWRSVIVEILQGYYEFDDEDFRLYCPAMYALVIQILDKSVPTELRHAVKQFLSRVGELYLSTD encoded by the coding sequence ATGTCTGGACAAAATTCAGCAGTGAATGCTGAAAAAAGCGATGCCGAAACATCTCCAAAAGTAGAGGCTGCTTCAGTCAATCAAGCTGTGAAACCACAGAATGAtgtaaaagaagaaattaatgaGACAAACGAGGAAGATCAAAGGCGCAAAGAGCCAGAAAGTGTTGGCAATACAGCAAAAACAGAAGAATCAAGTAACGACGCCACTAGGGAAACACAAGTGCCCGAGGGAACCGAAGATACCAATGACAGTTCCACTAGCGATGAAGgtgaggatgaagatgaagagtctgatgaagacgacgaggatgaggatgaagacgaaaatgatgaagacgcGGATAGCAATAGTTCTGAAACTAGTTCCGAAGACGGGGAAGATTCTGAATCAGTCTCAGGGGAAAGTGCTGGCAGTAGCTCTggagaagatgaagaatctGATGAAAGCGATGGTAATACATCGAATAGCTCCTCTGGCGATGAAAGCGGGTCGGAAGtggaggaggaggaggaggaggaggaagagAATATTGACGAAGCAGTTATCGCTCATCAGGATAGTGTTCCCACCAACAATTCTACTGCCCCAAGGTCTACCCATACAAGAAATATTTCTCTATCTTCAAGTGGTTCGAACACAAACTCAACCATAATTTTAGTGAAAACTACGTTGGAGACTATTCTAAATGATAAGGACATTAAAAAGAATTCGAACGCTCAAAAGGCTATCGAAAGGAcattacaaaaatttaaGGAATTCGATCCGCAAACCACGAATAACCCACATTACGTGGATTCAATACTGGTATTCGAAGCATTGAGGGCAAGTTGTCGTACTAAGTCTTCCAAAGTTCAAAGTTTGGCTTTGGATTGTCTGTCAaaactgttttcttttagaTCCCTAGACGAGACCCTGCTAGTGAACCCCCCCGACTCTTTGGCCTCTAACGATCAACAACAAGATGCAGCCGATGGTATAACACCGCCTccaaagcaaaaaattatagaCGCTGCAATTGATACCATTTCGGACTGTTTCCAAGGTGAAGGCACTGACGACCGTGTTGAACTACAAATCGTTAGAGCTTTATCTAGTTGTATTTTAGAAGAGGATTCAAGTTCTTTGTGCCATGGTGCTTCCTTATTAAAGGCTATCAGAACAATCTACAACgtttttgtcttttcgTTGAATGCATCTAACCAAGGTATTGCTCAAGCCACGTTAACGCAAATTATTAGTTCAGTGTATGATAAAATCGATCTCAAACAAACAGCCTCTTCAACAGTGTCTTTATTGACAAAAAACCATCAACAGCAGTCTGCTACAGAACTTTCCgaattttctgaaaatgtGGAAACGCCGGCTCCCTTAACTTTAGAAAATATGGATAAGTTAAATGACGATGAGGAAAGACTGATGGATGCTCAACAACCTGATTCTAATGCTATCACTAACCAAGATTTAGCTGTTAAGGATGCGTTCTTAGTGTTCAGAGTCATGGCGAAAATATGCGCTAAACCCTTAGAAACAGAACTTGACATGAGATCACATGCCGTTAGGTCAAAACTTTTATCTCTTCACATCATCTACTCTATTATCAAAGATCATATTGACGTATTCCTTTCCCATAATATTTTCCTGCCAGGAAAGGAGCGTGTCTGTTTTATCGATTCAATTAGACAATATTTACGTCTTGTTTTATCAAGGAATGCTGCCTCGCCCTTAGCCCCAGTTTTCGAAGTTACTTTAGAAATTATGTGGTTACTAATTGCTAATTTAAGAGCAGATTTCGTAAAAGAGATTCCAGTCTTCCTAACAGAAATTTACTTCCCCATTTCAGAACTAACCACTTCCACCTCTCAACAAAAGAGATACTTTTTGAGTGTTATTCAACGAATTTGTAACGACCCAAGAACTCTAGTTGAATTTTACTTGAATTATGATTGCAATCCTGGAATGCCAAATGTCATGGAGATAACAGTTGATTATTTAACAAGATTGGCTTTAACTAGGGTGGAAATCACTCAAACTCAAAGATCATACTACGATGaccaaatatcaaaatccCTGTCCACCTACAATTTCTCGCAATTGCCCCTTTTGACTTCTTCCAACTTGTCTTCTAGTCCTGATGTTGGCCAGGTCAATTTACTTTTCCCACTTGATTTTGCTCTCAAAATGGTGTCACTAAATTGCATTGTGTCAGTTCTGCGTTCCTTGAGTTCATGGGCTCACAAAGCTTTAAATCCAAATCCACATAATTCTAATAAGGTATCACTAAACACAACATCCTCAGGTCCTCAAGAATCTAGATCATCTTTGAGTAACGAGGTAAGGTCTTCTATTATGACCAGTAATGACGATTTCAAGCCGACATATGAAGACGAGGAAAGCAGATCATTGAGCAGTCAAAATATCGATGCAGATGACCCCAcacaatttgaaaatttgaaattaagaaaaaccGCTTTGTCGGAATGTATTGCTATCTTCAACAATAAGCCAAAAAAAGCCATCCCAGTACTCATTCAAAAGGGGTTTTTGAAGGATGATTCTCCAACTTCTATTGCCAAGTGGTTGTTAGAAACGGAAGGCTTGGACATGGCTGCCGTTGGAGACTATTTAGGTGAAGGAGACGACAAGAACATCGCTATAATGCACGCAtttgttgatgaatttgactTTACTGGTATGTCCATTGTTGACGCATTAAGGTCATTCTTACAGAGTTTCAGGTTGCCTGGTGAAggtcaaaaaattgatagATTCATGCTGAAATTTGCAGAAAGATTTGTTGATCAAAACCCTGGAGTATTTTCAAAGGCGGATACCGCATACGTGCTTTCGTACTCTTTGATCATGTTGAACACTGATCTACATTCGTcacaaatcaaaaataagatGTCCTTACGGGAGTTTttagaaaacaatgaagGAATAGACAATGGAAGAGATCTACCCAGAGAGTTTTTGGAAGGTTTATTCAACGAAATTGCCAACAATGAAATCAAATTGATTTCAGAACAGCATCAAGCAATGCTTTCAGGTGATACCAATCTTGTTCAACAACAGCAATCTgctttcaacttttttaaTTCTCGTGACTTGACGAGAGAGGCATATAATCaagtttcaaaagaaatttcatcTAAAACAGAGCTagttttcaagaatttgaatAAGAATAAAGGGGCCCCAGATGTCTATTATGCAGCCTCTCACGTTGAACATGTTAAgtcaatttttgaaacacTATGGATGTCCTTTTTAGCAGCATTAACCCCCCCATTTAAGGATTATGATGACATCGACACAACGAATAAGTGTTTAGAAGgtttgaaaatatcaattaAAATTGCTTCTACTTTTAGAATCAATGATGCTAGAACCTCCTTTGTGGGTGCGTTAGTACAATTTTGTAACCTTCAAAACCTTGAGGAAATCAAAGTCAAGAATGTCAATGCTATGGTAATTCTTCTTGAAGTCGCACTGTCCGAAGGAAATTACTTGGAAGGATCATGGAAGGACATTTTGCTGGTGGTGTCTCAGATGGAAAGACTGCAATTAATATCTAAGGGTATCGATAGAGACACAGTTCCAGATGTTGCTCAAGCTCGGGTTGCAAACCCTAGAGTTTCCTACGAATCATCAAGATCTAACAATAcatcattttttgatgTGTGGGGCAAAAAAGCTACTCCCACCGAATTGGCTCAAGAAAAGCACCACAATCAAACCCTATCACCTGAAATCTCTAAATTCATTTCCTCCAGCGAATTAGTCGTTTTGATGGACAATATATTTACCAAAAGTTCGGAGTTATCAGGTAATGCTATCGTCGATTTTATCAAAGCTTTAACTGCCGTATCTTTAGAAGAAATCGAATCGTCTGAAAACGCTTCCACTCCAAGAATGTTTTCGTTACAAAAAATGGTTGATGTGTGTTACTACAATATGGATCGTATCAAACTAGAATGGACGCCACTTTGGGCTGTTATGGGAAAAGCTTTTAACAAAATTGCTACAAACTCTAACTTAGCCGTGGTATTTTTCGCCATTGATTCTCTACGTCAATTGTCCATGAGATTTTTAGACATTGAGGAATTATCAGGTTTTGAATTCCAAcacgattttttgaaaccaTTCGAATACACAGTGCAAAATAGTGGTAACACTGAGGTTCAAGAAATGATTATCGAGTGTTTTAGAAACTTCATACTAACAAAATCAGAAAGAATTAAATCTGGCTGGAAGCCTATTCTTGAATCTTTACAATATACGGCTCGCTCAAGCACTGAATCCATTGTGTTAAAAACACAATTATTGGTTAGCAACGATATCGTGACGAATCACTTTGAAAATGTATTTTCTCAGGAAGATGCCTTTTCTGAATTAGTTGGTGTTTTCAGAGAAATTACCAAAAATAAGAGATTCCAGAAACTATCTCTACATGCCTTGGAGTCGCTAAGAAAGATGACACAGAATGTTGCAGACATCTGTTTTTATAGTGAAAATAagactgaagaagaaaggaaacATAACAACGCTTTACTTCGTGGAAAAGACATATTCCAAGATGTGTGGTTCCCTATGTTATTCTGCTTCAATGATACGATCATGACAGCTGAAGACTTAGAAGTTAGATCACGTGCATTGAACTATATGTTCGATGCTTTAGTGGCATATGGTGGTAAATTCAATGATGATTTCTGGGAGAAGATTTGCAAGAAATTGCTATTTCCTATCTTCGGTGTATTGTCCAAACATTGGGAAGTCAATCAATTTAACAGTCATGATGATTTGAGCGTTTGGCTCTCGACCACGTTGATCCAAGCCTTAAGGAACTTGATTGCCCTTTTTACACATTACTTTGAATCGTTGAATAAAATGCTTGATGGATTTTTAGGTCTGCTGGTATCGTGTATTTGTCAAGAAAATGACACTATTGCTAGAATTGGGAGGTCCTGTCTACAGCAATTGATATTACAAAATGTAACTAAATTCAATGAGTATCACTGGAATCAAATAGGTGATGTATTCGATAAATTGTTTGATTTAACGACAGCCAATGAATTGTTCGATTATGATCCGTTACAGCaaggaagaaaatcatCTGTCTCTCATCACCAAACGACAACTGATACCAGCCAACACTCCGATAATGAGAATAACGACAGAAGTGAAAATGATTCTAATATCAGTGAGACAGTAGAAAGAGCGCACCAAGAAGAATCCAGCGAGGATGTCGGTGGAGACATGGTTGAAACGCTCAATGGGGAAACCAAACTTAACAATGGCAACTCCATACCGACGGTGAAAGACGAATTGAGCTCAAAACCGGCTACTCTAAGTGCTCCCAAGAGAACGAAGCATATGAAACGTAGCGAGAATAACGAAGATATACGGAGGAGAATAAACATCAAGAATTCAATTGTTGTCAAATGTGTTTTACAACTTTTGATGATAGAACTGCTGAAcgaattatttgaaaacGAGGATTTTGCCCACTGTATTCCTTACAAGGAAGCCATTAGAATTACAAGATTACTGGAGAAATCTTATGAATTTTCTCGTGATTTTAATGAGGACTATGGATTGAGGACAAGATTAGTAGAAGCTCGCGTAGTTGATAAAATCCCAAATCTTTTAAAACAAGAAACAAGTGCTGCTGCAGTTCTCCTTGACATTATGTTTCAGTTATACCTGAACGATGACGAGAAAAAGGCCGATCTAATAACTCGTCTGATCACCATTTGCATTCAGGTCGTCGAGGGTTACGTTTCCTTGGATGATAGAACCATGGAACGTAGTATTAACGCCTGGCGTTCTGTGATAGTTGAAATATTACAGGGTTACTACGAATTCGATGATGAAGACTTTAGACTGTACTGTCCAGCTATGTATGCGTTGGTGATTCAAATCTTAGATAAGAGTGTTCCAACGGAGTTGAGACATGCTGTTAAACAATTTTTAAGCAGAGTTGGTGAATTATACCTTTCCACTGATTGA
- the HSP42 gene encoding heat shock protein HSP42 (Small heat shock protein (sHSP) with chaperone activity~similar to YDR171W) produces the protein MSFYQPSLSLYDVLNALSNQTGQRGQQGLPRQSQRPQRYHPHYGQVHVGGHHPRHHHPLYNRYNGVPNTYYYQFPGQAYYYSPEYGYDDEDGEEEDQDEDMMGNSGAVRKEEGEEGSNARRYPSYYHGNTARSNRSDQQANSLNDLLSALIGVPPYEGTEPETEANDVQGEDGKGREKEKSEISKEETAESDKEKNPLDQPEASSRPPLTKNSSSFAHLQAPSPIPDPLQVSKPETRMDLPFSPEVNVYDTEDTYVVVLALPGANSKAFHIDYHPSSHEMLIKGKIEDRVGIDEKFLKITELKYGAFERTVKFPVLPRIKDEEIKATYNNGLLQIKVPKIVNDTEKPKPKKRIAIEEIPDEELEFEENPNPTVTN, from the coding sequence ATGAGTTTTTACCAGCCATCCCTATCCCTTTATGACGTTTTGAACGCATTGTCCAACCAAACTGGCCAGAGAGGGCAACAAGGATTACCTCGCCAATCACAAAGACCACAGAGATATCATCCGCATTACGGACAGGTGCATGTTGGCGGGCATCACCCCCGCCATCACCATCCATTGTATAACAGATACAACGGCGTTCCTAATACCTATTACTATCAATTCCCTGGACAAGCGTATTACTATAGTCCCGAATACGGTTACGATGATGAGGACGGCGAGGAAGAGGACCAAGACGAAGATATGATGGGTAACAGTGGTGCtgtaagaaaagaagagggGGAAGAGGGCAGCAACGCGAGAAGATATCCATCGTATTACCATGGCAATACTGCCAGGAGCAATAGGAGCGACCAACAGGCAAATAGCTTAAACGACTTACTAAGTGCGTTAATAGGCGTCCCACCTTATGAGGGCACTGAACCAGAAACTGAAGCAAATGATGTGCAAGGAGAGGACGGAAAGGGAAGGGAAAAGGAGAAGTCCGAGATATCTAAAGAGGAAACAGCGGAAAGtgacaaagaaaaaaacccTTTGGATCAGCCGGAAGCGTCATCGAGACCACCGCTAAccaaaaattcttcatcgttCGCTCATCTGCAAGCGCCTTCCCCAATCCCTGACCCGCTACAGGTTTCCAAGCCTGAGACGAGAATGGACTTACCATTTTCACCAGAAGTGAACGTCTACGACACCGAGGACACTTACGTGGTTGTCCTTGCGCTGCCAGGTGCCAACTCTAAGGCTTTCCACATTGATTACCACCCATCTTCCCATGAGATGCTCATCAAGGGTAAAATCGAAGACAGAGTGGGTATCGATGAAAAGTTCTTGAAGATCACGGAATTAAAATATGGTGCATTTGAAAGAACCGTTAAATTTCCTGTGCTGCCACGCATTAAAGACGAAGAGATCAAGGCCACCTATAACAATGGTCTGCTACAAATCAAGGTACCTAAAATTGTTAATGACACTGAAAAGCCAAAGCCGAAAAAGAGAATTgccattgaagaaataccCGACGAAGAATTGGagtttgaagaaaatccCAACCCTACGGTAACAAATTGA
- the SUP35 gene encoding translation termination factor GTPase eRF3 (Translation termination factor eRF3~similar to YDR172W) has protein sequence MSDSNQGNNQQSYQQYGQNSNQQQGNNRYQGYQAYNAQSQPAGGYYQNYQGYSGYQQGSYQQHNPDAGYQQQYNPQGGYQQYNPQGGYQQQFNPQGGRGNYKNFNYNNNAQGYQAGFQPQSQGMSLNDFQKQQKQAAPKPKKTLKLVSSSGIKLANATKKVDTKPAGSEMKEEDKPTENKEPTKEPTKLEEPVEKEEKPVKAEEKKEQKSELPKVEDLKISESTDDTNNANVNSADALIKEQEEEVDDEVVNDMFGGKDHVSLIFMGHVDAGKSTMGGNLLYLTGSVDKRTIEKYEREAKDAGRQGWYLSWVMDTNKEERNDGKTIEVGKAYFETEKRRYTILDAPGHKMYVSEMIGGASQADVGVLVISARKGEYETGFERGGQTREHALLAKTQGVNKMVVVVNKMDDPTVNWSKERYDQCVSNVSNFLRAIGYNIKTDVVFMPVSGYSGANLKDHVDPKECPWYTGPTLLEYLDTMNHVDRHINAPFMLPIAAKMKDLGTIVEGKIESGHIKKGQSTLLMPNKTAVEIQNIYNETENEVDMAMCGEQVKLRIKGVEEEDISPGFVLTSPKNPIKSVTKFVAQIAIVELKSIIAAGFSCVMHVHTAIEEVHIVKLLHKLEKGTNRKSKKPPAFAKKGMKVIAVLETEAPVCVETYQDYPQLGRFTLRDQGTTIAIGKIVKIAE, from the coding sequence ATGTCGGATTCAAACCAAGGTAACAATCAGCAAAGCTACCAGCAATACGGCCAAAACTCTAACCAACAACAAGGTAACAACAGATACCAAGGTTATCAAGCTTACAATGCTCAATCCCAACCTGCAGGTGGATATTACCAAAATTACCAAGGTTATTCTGGGTACCAGCAAGGCAGCTACCAACAGCACAATCCAGACGCCGGTTATCAGCAACAATATAATCCCCAAGGTGGCTATCAACAGTACAATCCTCAAGGCGGTTATCAGCAACAGTTCAATCCACAAGGTGGCCGTGGCAATTACAAAAACTTCAACTACAATAACAATGCACAAGGATATCAAGCTGGTTTCCAACCACAGTCTCAAGGTATGTCTTTGAACGACTTCCAAAAGCAACAAAAGCAAGCCGCTCccaaaccaaagaaaactttGAAGCTTGTTTCCAGTTCCGGTATCAAGTTGGCCAATGCTACCAAGAAGGTCGACACAAAACCTGCCGGATCTGAAATGAAGGAGGAAGACAAACCCACCGAAAACAAAGAACCAACCAAAGAACCAACAAAACTCGAAGAACcagttgaaaaagaagagaaaccAGTTAAGGccgaagaaaaaaaggagcAGAAATCGGAACTGCCAAAGGTAGAAGACCTGAAAATCTCTGAATCGACAGATGACACCAACAATGCCAACGTTAACAGTGCTGATGCCTTGATCAAAGAacaggaagaagaagtcgATGACGAAGTTGTTAATGACATGTTCGGGGGTAAGGATCAcgtttctttaattttcaTGGGCCATGTTGATGCTGGTAAATCCACTATGGGTGGTAATCTACTGTACTTGACCGGCTCTGTCGATAAGAGAACAATTGAGAAATATGAAAGAGAGGCCAAGGATGCGGGCAGACAGGGTTGGTACTTGTCATGGGTCATGGATAccaacaaagaagaaagaaatgatGGTAAAACAATTGAAGTTGGTAAAGCCTACTTCgaaactgaaaaaaggCGTTATACTATATTGGATGCCCCTGGTCATAAAATGTACGTTTCCGAGATGATCGGTGGTGCTTCTCAAGCTGATGTTGGTGTTTTGGTCATTTCCGCCAGAAAGGGTGAGTACGAAACTGGTTTTGAAAGAGGTGGTCAAACACGTGAACACGCTCTATTAGCCAAGACCCAAGGTGTTAATAAGATGGTTGTTGTCGTAAATAAGATGGATGACCCAACTGTTAACTGGTCTAAGGAACGTTATGACCAATGTGTGAGTAATGTCAGCAATTTCTTGAGAGCAATTGGCTACAATATCAAGACAGATGTTGTATTCATGCCAGTATCTGGTTACAGTGGTGCAAACCTGAAAGATCACGTAGACCCAAAAGAATGCCCATGGTACACTGGCCCAACTCTGTTGGAATATTTGGACACAATGAACCACGTCGACCGTCACATCAATGCTCCCTTCATGTTGCCTATTGCCGCTAAGATGAAGGATTTAGGTACCATCGTTGAAGGTAAGATTGAATCTGGTCATATCAAAAAGGGCCAATCCACGCTATTGATGCCTAACAAAACCGCAGTggaaattcaaaacattTACAACGAAACTGAAAATGAAGTTGACATGGCTATGTGTGGTGAACAAGTTAAACTAAGAATCAAAGgtgttgaagaagaagacatttCACCAGGGTTCGTACTAACATCACCAAAGAACCCTATCAAAAGTGTTACCAAGTTTGTAGCTCAAATTGCGATTGTCGAGTTAAAATCTATTATTGCTGCTGGTTTTTCATGCGTTATGCATGTTCATACAGCAATCGAAGAAGTTCATATTGTTAAGTTATTGCACAAATTGGAAAAGGGTACTAACCGTaaatcaaagaaaccaCCTGCGTTTGCTAAGAAGGGTATGAAGGTCATTGCTGTCTTAGAGACTGAAGCTCCAGTTTGTGTCGAGACTTACCAAGATTACCCTCAATTAGGTAGATTCACTTTGAGAGATCAAGGTACCACAATAGCAATTGGTAAGATTGTTAAAATTGCTGAATAA
- the ARG82 gene encoding inositol polyphosphate multikinase (Inositol polyphosphate multikinase (IPMK)~similar to YDR173C), translating into MDTVSNYRVLEHKAAGHDGTLTDDDGLLIFKPALPQELEFYKAIQVRDMSRRESSSGGDAPLYSWMPTYLGVLDEGTKVEKSGDAALLKIDQRLSDSTDSLDSRPMWSEKCKQYLVLENLLYGFSKPNILDIKLGKTLYDSKASLEKRERLERVSETTTSGSLSFRICGMKIQKNPFVLKQLLPEYYEEEADTDYIFINKLYGRSRTDQTISDAIELYFNNMHLSDARKHQLKKTFLKRLQLFYNTMLEEEVRMISSSLLFIYEGDAKRWELSNDVDKLMRDDFINDDDDVDGDDDDDDDAKGSSGEPKDKTTGSLSSMSLIDFAHSEITPGKGYDENVIEGVENLLDIFMRF; encoded by the coding sequence ATGGATACGGTAAGCAACTATAGGGTTTTAGAGCATAAAGCTGCCGGTCACGACGGCACTCTAACTGACGATGATGGGTTGCTAATTTTTAAACCGGCCTTGCCACAGGAACTGGAATTTTATAAAGCTATACAAGTGAGAGATATGAGTCGAAGAGAGTCTTCGAGTGGTGGAGATGCCCCCCTGTACTCTTGGATGCCGACGTATCTTGGAGTCTTGGATGAAGGGACAAAAGTCGAGAAAAGTGGCGATGCTGCGCTTCTGAAGATAGATCAACGGTTAAGTGATTCCACTGATAGCCTTGATTCAAGACCTATGTGGTCTGAAAAGTGCAAGCAGTACCTCGTAttagaaaatttattatatGGATTTAGTAAACCTAATATACTTGATATAAAACTAGGCAAAACATTGTATGATTCAAAGGCATCATTGGAGAAAAGAGAGAGGTTGGAAAGAGTCAGTGAGACAACGACTTCAGGATCTTTGAGTTTCAGAATATGCGGTATGAAAATACAGAAGAATCCCTTTGTGTTGAAGCAGCTTTTGCCCGAATATTACGAGGAAGAAGCAGACACcgattatatttttataaataaGCTTTATGGTCGTTCAAGAACCGATCAAACCATTTCAGACGCGATTGAGCTTTACTTCAACAATATGCATTTATCGGATGCGAGAAAGCatcaattgaagaaaacattCTTAAAAAGATTGCAGCTGTTTTATAACACTATGTTGGAAGAAGAGGTTAGAATGATATCAAGTAgtcttttgtttatttacGAAGGAGACGCGAAGCGATGGGAGTTATCAAATGACGTCGACAAACTTATGCGTGATGACTTTATaaacgatgatgacgatgtTGAcggtgatgatgacgatgatgatgatgccAAGGGGAGCAGCGGCGAACCAAAGGATAAAACAACGGGTTCTTTGAGCTCGATGTCACTGATAGATTTTGCACATTCTGAAATAACCCCGGGAAAGGGTTATGATGAAAACGTCATAGAGGGAGTTGAAAACTTGCTGGATATTTTTATGAGATTTTAG